gattagaTTTTATGCATGTTTTCACTTGAAGTTATTTCAAATCTTTACAATGATTGATTGGTAAAAATACTTTACCCCCCATCATTGGCTCCAAACTCTTCCAACAGATCAGTCAGCGCATCTCTAAATTCAATCATGCCTTGGGCCGGCAACGCAATTTGAGATCTGGGCCCAcctcttgttattgtttgggAAACCtgaaattgtaaattatttagtaaatttaaatgaaaacaagtgAAAGTATTTCAATATAACAATGCTTTGAAATACAGTCAATTGATTGATCaattaaaaggaaataaaataacgaataaaacacaaaaataagtgctctagtcgggattAACCGATTTGGAGATATTTTAGTCTATAAGATTATTCCCTTTTTTGATTGACTATTGAATTAATTGATGATAATCAGTCACGTATTTACTTAGTTTATGAGATCGGAGCTTTATTATGGACAATTTCAGAAAAGAtaattattattcaatttatttttgtatacttGTTAATATAACTTGAAAACGAACTAGTTACCCAGAAAACAGCTGAgccaaaacataaaaataatacgatttttaaaaaaattttgaattaagattaaatatatattgatggAGACTCAGACGGTAAGCAACCAGCCAATAAACCAACCATTAGATTGGAGATCGAAGTTAGCCCggtaattataattgaaaaactcGATgacttaatttaaaatatatgacaATCTTAAGGTTCTCTCGAACTCCGAACCAAAAccattgaaaaaatatttcacatgGCTTGGATCGTCAGATAACAATCCtttgataaataaacataaataaataaatattaacatacatatttaatatacatattgaATATTTACCCTAAGGAACCTTCCGCGAGCATTTTCCTTCAAGTCCAAATAATACCTCCTATTGTCCTTTATCATCATCTCTGATTTCAACTTGCCATCCTCTGGCAAACTCTCCGTGTGCGGAGGCCCTACATTTTGATGaacttatttgatttttaggTCATAAACAATTCACTAAAAAAACAGAACATAGCCTACCTAGAGAAGCATAGTAATCACTAAATGACGACAGGTGGTCACGGAACTCGGCTGCCGTCGACAGCgctaaatatatttgacttCGTCTGCCGTCTGCGCCAATCTGAAAACATGGAAATTAATAATGTTGCCACAAGCCACTTTATCGATTGATGTCAATGTAGTAAATGGATTGGAAATTGTAAGTATTGGTATCTAGGAATCTTATATTGACTTGGTCTCATATATTTCTTGGGTTTCGGAACGTTCTACCAGTTCTATAAGAGAATTAATCCTGATCACAATCAATTCAACATCTGGTATTTCTTGGCCTCCCCATTGTAGATAAGATCTTAGACAATATTTTTCCTCCCAGTTTGAATACGAACGGACTTTCCTTTCGCCTTGACCTATTTTTTCCGAGTTGAGGTAGATTTTCCGAACACATCTTTCCTTTCTAAACAAATTTAAGGTTAGAATCAATTGATTCCTATATCTTTGCATAGTTGAATTATAAAGAGATATTCCATTCGAGAGTGTTCTAGAAAAAGGCTGAGTAAACGGATCTTAGAAAGTAGCCCACATTTATATTCTAAGAAATAACTAAAACCTATGATAAATGTTATTGATGGTGAATGCTTTTGTCttggtataaatataaatatatatttacctcGGCCACCTTTATGAAGCGACCACGACGATTTTGCTTTACATCCAAATAAAATCGTTTTGATTGAATTTGGAGCATTTTTGATGCCAGCTCCTGCTCAACTGCACTGACGGCTGCGAAAAGATAAGAATTTATATACGTTAACAATGAAATTTCACGATATCCGATTGGTGAATAAATGTTGTATACAATTATTCAATTGATAAATGACTTTGAATgattattatgtatatattctaaaagctACATGTAAGTTGGGGGCTCTAGCTCTATGCCCAAGGGATTTactcaaaaatcaaaatttcgatatcaatttttatcgattgcttcgaAACACGGtacgttatcgattatcaaaGATAAGTCTAGCCATTTTCCAGCCTTTAAATCTTATTAAATCTGACATCGACAAGCTCATGCATACGGGGTCAGATAGCTCTTAGGGCCCAATGGATTTACTCAAAAATCAGGGttccgatatcgatttttatttgttgcttgGAAACACGGTAAATTATCGAAGATAAGTCTAGTCATTTTCCAGCCTTTAACTGTTACTAAATCTGACATGGACAAGCTCATTCATACGGACAGACATGATATTTGGTgtcattatttaaatttttacatatataataaaaccattgaatgcaacatttttattaataatataaccttttttttataacataCCTTTGCCGGACGAGTCAAAATCATTTCTGCTTGAAGAACCTTCCATATTGCTCGCATTATACTCTGAAAATAAAAGAGGATGATTGAATGCCAATAAGTATGCAAACTTTTTCTCCAATTTTCCGCTATTTCCTATTTTCCCTAATGCGATAAGTTATCTAAATCCCCattctatatataataatacatCTATATAGATACTATCCGGTATaccccggccttgcccgtgccAAAGGGCCAAACTTCGGATATGATTTGACCGAGTCCCCGAAAGgtgaaaaaaaagttatacAAAGCTTCTCTCGTAAGTGATCTCTTTTGAGCAAAGGCTAAGGATTCCGTGGCTCTTAGTGGGCAAACAGGTGAGTTTATCGGGTGTTATCTTTGATCCTGACTATGTTAAGTGGGCTATTAGATACTTTGATCGGGCATAATATCGCCAATATCAAAGGCAAGACGACTGAGGATCAATCCTGGCAATGGAAATTGGCCTGGCCTCCTTAATATAGACGGTGCCTTTATTTTCATAGGATATGGTATATGCCTCAGAGCGTTGGGGCTTGCCAACATGAGAGAGTCGTGCGGTCCCTTGTAAAAGTTGATGCAGAGAGATCTTGGCGAGGTCCTCAAATGATCACTGATGCCTTCTAAAAATGGTACAAAGTCTATACAAGTAAACTCTTTACTTATCCATAGAGGTTAAATAGCCAGATATTGTCTTAAATAAACAACTAACCTGCAACTCTCTAATTCCGTAGATATGCGCTAGCAGCGATTTTAGTTATGCCGATTAAAGACATTTCTGACAAGGAAATCCGCGATAGAACTGATTTTATAACCACAATGAATTGCTTAACGGCAATCCATGCGAGGATCCATTAAAGCTGAAGTGAAGGGGTTAACTGATTGATCAATACTCGTATCCGAAAATAGAGTTGGTCACTGAATGTCTTTAAATCTGAGATTTATGCCCAATAATATCTTATCGAAAGGGGATTTTTAGGAGCGCCCCTTATTATATTTTCCGCACAATAAGCTTCAAGGTGAAGAGAGCTGCGCACATTTATTGTGGAAGGTGCTTTAGGAGCTATTAACCTTTAGattgatgataataataataataatgaaaacttGTCTGTTTtgcaaggtatcttgaccaaagctACCTTCTTTAGGAAATCTGCGCCAAGTAGTATGTAATATTCGTCGTGCCGAAGATAATCATACGTACGTTCAACAGCTGCCGGAATGAAATTTGAAGTACTTACTTGATCCTGAGATACCTTCCTCGCCACTTCCAAGATCAGACATTACGAAATACTTTCAAAAATAACGTTTTATGTCAAGCTTTGGCGCCTAATTGGAGCTCCGTTTATTCGTCAATCCGGTTCACTGGTGCCTCTCCTTCTTATCCGCTTATCCTCTTATCCTACGCCTACTAGCAATGTTTACCTAACGTGTTGGCCGGAGCAAACTCTGCACTCCTCCAActaaaaatatgcacaaaCATAATTGTATAGTAGTTAGAccaatgaaaatcaaaatctcatattttttaaagatgtaaatacatatacataaacattGACATGTGTCTGTTTATTCAGTCAAACCATAcgcaaacatacatacatatagatttgtgaatgcatacacatatacataaatgcatatatgtaaataactTATCAAAACATATGTGTTTACTAAACATTTTGAATGTACATGTCTAtaattgtaaaaattttaattgagtATTTCATTAACggtacacgcacacatgcaaacacacatacgtaaCAATATCAATATGGTAATGTACACTTAATGCCTGTATACTGcctgtatacacacacattcgcacagAAAAGTACATGTAAACTTTTCATTGAACTACTCTTGCAAAAACCTTGAACGctgtacatgcacacatgcatatcttatgtatgcacatatgtgtATGGGTCTTTGTATGTTCAATTCCATCTGCCCAACACGTTTATGTAATTAAGTCGGTAATAGCCTTTGATAAATATGTTACTTAAATATatcatttgatatttttaaggCTCAAGAAACTTGTGTTACCATTGTAAATGCATTAAGAACTTTTATGCTGACAAACGTCACTGTtcataaatgcatacatacacacacacacacacatgtacatacaaaaacgTTAGATAGTCTCACAAAAAGTTGAATTGTGTGAATATAATTGTTAGTTAATGCACTTCTAAAATACGAAGATATATTAGtttaataacaaattatattttatttttataatttacgcacacatacacgcacgcacCGTTTGACGACGATGCTCACTTCGAGATGACACATGAGACGTCCAtttcgatttattttattaaaactaaattttcaaAGATATGCGATTAACAATTAAGGTTTCGTCATGCAGGTATCAATAACACTCTCTATATATTCTTCAATTAGTTTATTAAATAGGAAAGATGCAAGCAAATCAAAATACGTATGAACGGTTAGCAGTTTCAATGCGATATCGTATACTTTTTAGTTTCGATTGTATTGCACGCAGGGCACGAAGACCTGATAGTAGAGGCAACCCTCTTattcgatttaaaaaaatgatCGAAATCAGCtatttcaacaaaaaaaaaaaaacaaaatacttttATTAGTACATACGCGTTTCCTTTTTTATCTTAATTCATATTTTGGTAGAAAATCAtccaacaaaataatttattgatcAGGTTTCGGATTGAGACAGTGGCCGACCTACCGCAAAGCCAGTGTTCTGAAACTACAGTCATACCAATGattaatatgtataaaaacaatttttgccaCAGGTATTTTTAGTGCATTTTATTTCTCTCgtttagaaatacatat
The Drosophila virilis strain 15010-1051.87 chromosome 6, Dvir_AGI_RSII-ME, whole genome shotgun sequence DNA segment above includes these coding regions:
- the Pur-alpha gene encoding transcriptional regulator protein Pur-beta isoform X1, which codes for MSDLGSGEEGISGSKYNASNMEGSSSRNDFDSSGKAVSAVEQELASKMLQIQSKRFYLDVKQNRRGRFIKVAEIGADGRRSQIYLALSTAAEFRDHLSSFSDYYASLVHQNVGPPHTESLPEDGKLKSEMMIKDNRRYYLDLKENARGRFLRVSQTITRGGPRSQIALPAQGMIEFRDALTDLLEEFGANDGGFKGDLPEERHMKVDNKNFYFDIGQNNRGVYMRISEVKNNFRTSITIPEKCWLRFRDIFNDYCDKMKKSPDSITADNIVPTSTNSLK
- the Pur-alpha gene encoding transcriptional regulator protein Pur-beta isoform X3, producing MSDLGSGEEGISGSKYNASNMEGSSSRNDFDSSGKAVSAVEQELASKMLQIQSKRFYLDVKQNRRGRFIKVAEVSQTITRGGPRSQIALPAQGMIEFRDALTDLLEEFGANDGGFKGDLPEERHMKVDNKNFYFDIGQNNRGVYMRISEVKNNFRTSITIPEKCWLRFRDIFNDYCDKMKKSPDSITADNIVPTSTNSLK
- the Pur-alpha gene encoding transcriptional regulator protein Pur-beta isoform X2 — its product is MSDLGSGEEGISGSKYNASNMEGSSSRNDFDSSGKAVSAVEQELASKMLQIQSKRFYLDVKQNRRGRFIKVAEIGADGRRSQIYLALSTAAEFRDHLSSFSDYYASLGPPHTESLPEDGKLKSEMMIKDNRRYYLDLKENARGRFLRVSQTITRGGPRSQIALPAQGMIEFRDALTDLLEEFGANDGGFKGDLPEERHMKVDNKNFYFDIGQNNRGVYMRISEVKNNFRTSITIPEKCWLRFRDIFNDYCDKMKKSPDSITADNIVPTSTNSLK
- the Pur-alpha gene encoding transcriptional regulator protein Pur-beta isoform X4, whose protein sequence is MSDLGSGEEGISGSKYNASNMEGSSSRNDFDSSGKAVSAVEQELASKMLQIQSKRFYLDVKQNRRGRFIKVAEIGADGRRSQIYLALSTAAEFRDHLSSFSDYYASLVHQNVGPPHTESLPEDGKLKSEMMIKDNRRYYLDLKENARGRFLRDCYLTIQAM